AAGACGATGATGATGATCAAATAGATAGCCAGCATCAAAGCAAGCAAAAGGACCAAACCCATCATGTCAATGGGAATCTTCATAGGCCAATCCCCTTTCAGATCTTTTTATATCCTCACCTGGGAAACTGGGCTACAATCTTGTTCAAGGCCTCCAACACCTTCCTCTTAACAGGAGAATCGGTGTAAAACCTGAAGATGTCCAGCCTGACTTTCTCGATGTCTGAAACCACCCTCTTCGTCAGCGTCATTCCCAATATTCGGCTCATTTCATGTAGCATATTGTTTATAAATTCATAAAAACCATCGATGAAGATCAACCTATCAGAAGGATTTGGGTAATAAAGAGAGATATTTTTTAGAATCTTGTTCGCATCCAGGGGGACATCCCTATCTATAGGTACCCCATGAAATATCTTGCGGTAGTCCTCTCCCAATCCCTTCCTGGCCTTGTCCAAGACATCCTTGGACTTCACCCCCAACTCCTTGTTCAAGTTGTCTGTCACCAGACGAAAAACCTCCAAAAAGGTCCGCAAAAACCTGGAGAGTTCCCTAAACTCTATGTCCTCATAGGTTCCGATATCCTTTGATTTCTTGATTAAACCTATTAACACCAGACGATAGAGGATATTTATGGTGGATATCTCGTCATTTCCGCTAAATTTAATCAGTTGGTCGATGTTTCTGCTCCCATCAATCAAGGAAAAGATGAACTTCTCATTGGCATCCAATTTCTCCATGGCCTCTGCCTTGTTCCTCTCGATGTAAGGGGGGATTCGGAAGATCACCTTGTTATGGGGGATCATCTTCCTAAAGGTGGAAAAATCCAGCGCCCTCCTGGCGGCCAGCAGGGCCAAGTCCAGGGGGGTGTAACTTACCACCACATCCTCTTCCTCTACCTCCTTTTCAGCAAAATAAAACTCCCCTTCTTTCCAGGAAAAGAGGTCGCAGAGGATCTCCTTTATCTGAAAATCCAACAACTCATGGAGCTCTTTCTCCGAGAGCAATCCCTTCATCACCAAGAATCTGCCCAGCTTCACCTCATCCTTTTTGGCCTTGGTGGCCATTTTCTCCAAATTAGATGGGGAAACAAGACCTCTCTTGGTCAAAAAGTTTCCTATCCTCTCCTCGGACTTGGTAGTGCGGGCGAAGACAACCCACCCTTCTTTGAAAAAGATCTCCTTAAAGGCATATTCACTGCGGATGATGGCCACCCCTGTTTGGACGTTGGAGGATACGGCATACAATAGGCCCACCAATGGTACATCGTCTAGACTGCTCCGAAAGAGCACACTGCCAGGTATCCTCCTGATGGTTACAGATTCAGGCCGCAGTTTGGCGGCTCCCTCCCACTCACTGATGGCCTTCTCAAACTCCTTGTTGCGGAAGAACTTTGTGCCATTGGAAAGGTGCATAAAGAACTTCGTGGCAGGGAAATCCAAAGACCTTAAGGCTTGAAAATCCTGCTCCTCTATGGGTTCCAAGATCTCCTCCTCATAATGGGATCTTACTTGCTTTGAATAACAGTGCTCTTTCTCAGCGCATGATAAGAAAATTTTGTTATAAATTATCATTACACCCCTTTTTTGTCAACAATTAAGCGTCAATTCCTAAAATATAGGTCAACTCCCATCTCCCAGGAAAAGATTTGACACGAAGGGGCGAGAGGGGTATGGTCTTATCCTCAAAAAATTCAAAGGTGGGCAGAGGCCGTGAAACAAGATTATACTCCCAAAGAGGAAATAGAGGAAAGGCTAAAAAAACTGAGGGAAAGGTTGAAGAAGAGGAGATGGGAGACAGCCCTTATTGTACAAAATGTGGACATCTTCTATTTCTCCGGCACCATGCAAAATGCCTTGTTTTTCGTCCCCGTGGAAGGGAAGGAGATCTTGATGGTCAAAAAACATATGGAACGGGCCCAAAAGGAGACAGCGGTGGACAACGTAGTCCCCCTCAATTCCTGGAGGGAGATCCCCTCCCTAATAGAGGACTTACATGGTTCAATCCCAAAAAGGATCGGGATAGAACTCGATGTCCTTCCAGCTAAGGACTATCTGCGCCTGCAAGAGCTATTTGCCGGGGTTGAGATCGTCGATTCATCACCCTTGATCATGGGCATCAGAAAGATAAAATCGCCCTATGAGATCAACCTGATGAAAAAGGCAGGAGAGATAGGAGAGATCGTCTACGCTAAGGTGCCTAGGGTGCTTAAGGAAGGGATGACGGAAATAGAGCTAGCCGGGATCATGGAAGAGGTGGCCATGTGCCATGGGCATCAAAACTATCTCCGGATGAGGGCCTTCAACTACGAGGCCTTTTCCTGGCATGTCCTGAGTGGTTACACAGGAGGGGTGTTGAGCTATATCGATGCACCCATGGGGGGGGTGGGCCTCTCCCCTGCCTTTCCGGTGGGGGCAAGTCTAAAACCGATCAGGGCCAATGAACCCATTCTCATCGACTTCGGGGTCTGTTACCGTGGTTATCAAGTGGATGAGACCAGGATGTTCTGCTTGGGGAAACTCCAGAAGAGGTTCAAAGATGCCTACCTCGCTACACGCCAGATAGAGGCAGAGGTGGTAGCCTCGGCCAGGTCAGGGATCTCCTGCCGCGAGCTCTTCCAAAGGGGATGGAAAATGGCTAAGAGATTAGGATATGAGGAACACTTCATGGGTCCCTCAGATCACAAGACCCGCTTCATCGGCCACGGCATAGGTCTGGAGATCGATGAATACCCCTTTATCGCCCAGGGTCATGACTACCCTTTAGAGGAGGGGATGACCTTTGCCTTGGAACCAAAGATGGTCTTTCCCACAGAGGGGGCTGTGGGAATAGAGAATACATTTGTAGTGGGTGAGAAAGGGGTTAAAAAGCTAACCACTGCAGAAGAAGAATTGACGGAAGTATAATGAAGACCTTCTATTTTTTCTCCTTTTCCATTCTCCTGCGTTCTTCCTCTCTTATTTCGCGCCGCAAGAGCTTTCCCACCTTGGATTTCGGTAACATATCCCTGAATTCTATATATTGCGGGATCTTATAGGGGGCAAGCCTCTCCCCACACCATTTAATAAGTTCAGATGCACCTACCCCCCTAGCATCCTCCTTAAGCACCACCATTGCCTTGATGCGCTCACCTACCCTGGGGTCCGGCACACCTACAGCGCACGAGTCTATAACCGCTTCATGACTTTGTAATACCGCTTCAATCTCGGAGGCAGAAACCCTATACGCCTTATACTTTATAACGTCTGCATTCCTATCTACGTAAAATAGCTCCCCTTCCTCATTCATTCTAACTTGGTCTCCCATCCGGTACCACTTCTCGCCATCCATTTCTACAAATGATCTAGCTGTTTCCTCCGGCTTATATAGGTAATCCATTATGAATGGAGATGTTACCAGCAGCTCACCGATTTCGCCTTGAGGCACCGGTTCCAAAGTTTCTGGATCTACAACCTTAACCTTTCTGGAGGGGAAAGGCTTGCCTAAGTTCTTTGCTGTAGGTTCTTTTTCCATAGAACTCAAGGTGAGGTGGCCAACTTCCGTTGAACCATATACTTGGTATAGCGGGTACTTAGTAAACTTCCTAAACCGGTTGAAAACCTCGTCTGGGAGGACATCACCCCCACTCCAACAATATTTCAATGAAGATAAGTTATATAGGTCTAGCCTATCGTTTTCTAGAATCATCCGATAAAGGGTGGGAACGCCAAGTAATATAGTTGCCTTATACCTTTGTATAGCATCCAAAAGGGCATCCACATGAGGTGTGGGCATGAGTATAGTAGGGTTACCTAAAGTTAAGGCTACCCCCATAAACATCCCTTTTGACATTATGTGGAAGAGTGGATTTACCAACACAAATATGTCATCCCCTTCTGAGACATGGCCCTCAATTACATCATAATAGTCCTTAATATAAGATACCATACCGCTATGGGTCCCCGGCACACCTTTAGGAAGTCCAGTTGTCCCACCGGTATATAGTATATAGGCGAGGTGCTCTCTTGTATTTATATCTACCTTCGGCGGCCTAGGGGGATATTTATGTATTAAATCTCTAAAGGGATATACCTCCTCAGCTCGTTCAACGGTTCCGTGAGGAATCCTATCAAAAAGCCTACCAACCCATCGCTTATGCCAGGGTAATAAATCAACAAGGTTGGTAACGATAGCTCTCTCCAAGGGGGTTTTTGGGAAAACTTCCCTCACATATCCGAAATTCGTATCCTGACAAATTATAGTCTCAGCTCCAGAATCATTAAGCTGATATGAAATTTCGTAAGGGGTGTAAATAGGCGAGGTATTTACTGTCACAGCACCAACTTTTTGAATTGCAAAATAGGCAATAACCCATTGGGGGCAATTCGGGATGTAAATCATCACCTTATCGTTATCCCTGACGCCCAATTCATATAATGCAGTAGCAAATCTATAAATTAGCTCCCTAAGCTCGGCGTAAGAAAATTTCTCCCCTAAATAAACTATCGCTGTCTTATCAGGATAATTTGCTGCTATTCTTTCAAACCCGGTGATCACTTCTTCATCTATCGACTGTACACCTTTCATAACCCCACCTAGTCTGAAATCTACATTCCGCCGAAGTAAGCCCCCATCACATCTGGATTGTCCATGAGCTCCTGAGCAGTTCCTTCTGCAACCAAGCTCCCGTTTTCCAGTACATAACCATAATCTATTATCGGAAGGATTGGCCTGGCATATTGCTCCGCTATTAATATCGTAATCCCGGTTTGTTTGTTTATATCTTTAACTGCTCGAGCAAGCGCTGCCTCTATAGCTGGGCTTAGCCCAAGCAGAGGCTCATCCAACAGTAATAACTTGGGCTGAGCCATTAGGGCCCTTCCAATGGCAAGCATTTGTTGCTCGCCGCCACTCAGGAAACCACCATCCCTTTTCAGGATATGTTTATCTTTTAAGGCTGGAAAGATGCTAAATACATAGTCAAGGGTCCCCTTCGCCTGTTTTTTGGTAGCTAAATAACCCCCTATCTTCAAGTTTTCCAATGCGCTGCTTTCGGGGAAGATGCGACGTCTCTCAGGACAAAGTATAATCCCCTCCTTAGCCCTTTCGCTCGGCTTAAGGTCTAGGATATCCTCTCCGTTGTATTTCATTTTCCCAAACCAGGTAATCCTCTCTCCACCCCTCATATCCTCCTTCTTCTTCATATCCACTATTATTCCTGAAATGGTATACATCAGCGAGGATTTGCCGGCGCTGTTTGATCCAAAGAGCCCTGTAATTTGTCCTTCGTGGCATTTTAAGCTGATGTTATTTATGGCTATAGCGTTTTCATAAAATAACGAGAGGCCCTCAATTTCGAGTAGAACTTTGTCTTCCCGCATGATTCTATACTATACCTCCTCACCAAGATAAGCCTTCCTAACCCTCTTATTCTTCATGACCTCCTCAGGAATACCTTCGGCGATCTTCTCTCCAAAATTCATTACCATCACTCTATCCGTTACCCTGAAAAGTTCCCTTAGCCGATGCTCGATCATTATTAAGGCCATGCCATCCATCTGCAGCCTCTCCACAATAGGGATCATGGTTGCTATCTCAGCCATGCTCAAACCGGAGAAGATCTCATCACAGATGACCACCTCAGGGCTTAAAGCAAGGCACCTACAGAGCTCGAGGCGTTTAAGATATCCCAGTGGGAGGGCACCAGCGAGTTTATATGGAACATAAGCATCACGTTCAAAGCCGGCATCCTCTAAAATATCTATGGCTACTGTATCCCTATCTCCAAGCTTCCCCCTAGCGGCTCGCCTGGCCCTCGGGGAATATAAAGGGGGAATAATGTTCTTGAATGCCGGCAGAGTGGGATATGGCCTCATTATCTGAAAAGTCCTTGTAAGTCCAGCGTCGGCGATTTTATGGGCTGACCACTTAGTGATATCCTTACCATTGTAAACTACCTTGCCCGAGTCCTTCCTTACAAAGCCGGTAACGAGGTTTACCAAAGTGGTCTTCCCTGAGCCATTAGGACCGATAATGCCGAGAATTTCCCCTTTATGTAACTCAAAACTCACCCCATTCACTGCCTTAACCCCACCAAATGACTTGCTGAGGTCTTCGGCTTTAAGAAGGACTTCATCTTCACCCATAGCTTAAATCTCCTTTATACCCTTACCCAATGTTCAAACTCTTCATATTTTCTGCGAAAGTAGTTTAGCAATCCCTCAGTCCAAAATACAATAAATAAGACCATTACAATGGCATAAAAGACTATCCTGAGCGTACCAAAGGCACGTAGTACCTCAGAGATGGGAACTAAGATGAAGGATCCCAATAATGGGCCTGCGAGGGTGCCGGCCCCGCCAACCACCGTGGCAGCAAGGGGAAGGATAGAAAAATCGATAGCGAATAATGACATGCCAGTCCATCCATAACGGTGAGCAAGATAAGCACCGGCAAAACAACCCATCAATGCAGCAATAAATACAGCCTGAGCCTTATACCAGGTTATACTCATGCCGGAAGCCCTAATCGCCTGATCATTATCCTTCACTCCACGAAATACCAGCCCAATATCTTCATTAACTAGCCTCCTCAGTCCAAAACAACAACCAAGAGCTACCCCTAAAATAAGATATTGGTTAAACCATATATTTGGAAGCATGCTTAGTCCAACTATGCCATCGGTACCACCCCAGATATCGAATGAGGCAATGAGTCTCTCCGCCGCCAATGGATAGATAAAGGTCACTATGGCAAAGTAAACACCTCTGAGTGGCAGGCAAGGTAAAATGAGAATCGTACAGATAAGTGCTCCACCTACTGTCGCAATAAGCATGCTCACTGGTATTGGTACGCCATAATATGAGTTCAGGATCCCAGATATATATCCACCAACCCCGGTGAACAGAGCCCCACCTAAGCAAACTAGCCCAAGGAAATTAGCTAAGAAATCAAAGCCCAAGGTGAGCAATGCATACACACCGGTAATACATACAACGCTCTGCCAATATCCCGACAGGGCTATGGGAAGGATGAGCAAACCAAAAATTAAGGCCAACCTTGGCCCCAGTAAAAACATCATCTCCTTCCATGAGGAAACGGCATATATTGTGTCCGAGCGCACCTTTACG
The nucleotide sequence above comes from Deltaproteobacteria bacterium. Encoded proteins:
- a CDS encoding aminopeptidase P family protein, whose product is MKQDYTPKEEIEERLKKLRERLKKRRWETALIVQNVDIFYFSGTMQNALFFVPVEGKEILMVKKHMERAQKETAVDNVVPLNSWREIPSLIEDLHGSIPKRIGIELDVLPAKDYLRLQELFAGVEIVDSSPLIMGIRKIKSPYEINLMKKAGEIGEIVYAKVPRVLKEGMTEIELAGIMEEVAMCHGHQNYLRMRAFNYEAFSWHVLSGYTGGVLSYIDAPMGGVGLSPAFPVGASLKPIRANEPILIDFGVCYRGYQVDETRMFCLGKLQKRFKDAYLATRQIEAEVVASARSGISCRELFQRGWKMAKRLGYEEHFMGPSDHKTRFIGHGIGLEIDEYPFIAQGHDYPLEEGMTFALEPKMVFPTEGAVGIENTFVVGEKGVKKLTTAEEELTEV
- a CDS encoding ATP-binding cassette domain-containing protein, encoding MREDKVLLEIEGLSLFYENAIAINNISLKCHEGQITGLFGSNSAGKSSLMYTISGIIVDMKKKEDMRGGERITWFGKMKYNGEDILDLKPSERAKEGIILCPERRRIFPESSALENLKIGGYLATKKQAKGTLDYVFSIFPALKDKHILKRDGGFLSGGEQQMLAIGRALMAQPKLLLLDEPLLGLSPAIEAALARAVKDINKQTGITILIAEQYARPILPIIDYGYVLENGSLVAEGTAQELMDNPDVMGAYFGGM
- a CDS encoding DUF4388 domain-containing protein; its protein translation is MEPIEEQDFQALRSLDFPATKFFMHLSNGTKFFRNKEFEKAISEWEGAAKLRPESVTIRRIPGSVLFRSSLDDVPLVGLLYAVSSNVQTGVAIIRSEYAFKEIFFKEGWVVFARTTKSEERIGNFLTKRGLVSPSNLEKMATKAKKDEVKLGRFLVMKGLLSEKELHELLDFQIKEILCDLFSWKEGEFYFAEKEVEEEDVVVSYTPLDLALLAARRALDFSTFRKMIPHNKVIFRIPPYIERNKAEAMEKLDANEKFIFSLIDGSRNIDQLIKFSGNDEISTINILYRLVLIGLIKKSKDIGTYEDIEFRELSRFLRTFLEVFRLVTDNLNKELGVKSKDVLDKARKGLGEDYRKIFHGVPIDRDVPLDANKILKNISLYYPNPSDRLIFIDGFYEFINNMLHEMSRILGMTLTKRVVSDIEKVRLDIFRFYTDSPVKRKVLEALNKIVAQFPR
- a CDS encoding branched-chain amino acid ABC transporter permease, which produces MAEEGPRRRERLARGVKVRSDTIYAVSSWKEMMFLLGPRLALIFGLLILPIALSGYWQSVVCITGVYALLTLGFDFLANFLGLVCLGGALFTGVGGYISGILNSYYGVPIPVSMLIATVGGALICTILILPCLPLRGVYFAIVTFIYPLAAERLIASFDIWGGTDGIVGLSMLPNIWFNQYLILGVALGCCFGLRRLVNEDIGLVFRGVKDNDQAIRASGMSITWYKAQAVFIAALMGCFAGAYLAHRYGWTGMSLFAIDFSILPLAATVVGGAGTLAGPLLGSFILVPISEVLRAFGTLRIVFYAIVMVLFIVFWTEGLLNYFRRKYEEFEHWVRV
- a CDS encoding AMP-binding protein, whose product is MKGVQSIDEEVITGFERIAANYPDKTAIVYLGEKFSYAELRELIYRFATALYELGVRDNDKVMIYIPNCPQWVIAYFAIQKVGAVTVNTSPIYTPYEISYQLNDSGAETIICQDTNFGYVREVFPKTPLERAIVTNLVDLLPWHKRWVGRLFDRIPHGTVERAEEVYPFRDLIHKYPPRPPKVDINTREHLAYILYTGGTTGLPKGVPGTHSGMVSYIKDYYDVIEGHVSEGDDIFVLVNPLFHIMSKGMFMGVALTLGNPTILMPTPHVDALLDAIQRYKATILLGVPTLYRMILENDRLDLYNLSSLKYCWSGGDVLPDEVFNRFRKFTKYPLYQVYGSTEVGHLTLSSMEKEPTAKNLGKPFPSRKVKVVDPETLEPVPQGEIGELLVTSPFIMDYLYKPEETARSFVEMDGEKWYRMGDQVRMNEEGELFYVDRNADVIKYKAYRVSASEIEAVLQSHEAVIDSCAVGVPDPRVGERIKAMVVLKEDARGVGASELIKWCGERLAPYKIPQYIEFRDMLPKSKVGKLLRREIREEERRRMEKEKK
- a CDS encoding ABC transporter ATP-binding protein — protein: MGEDEVLLKAEDLSKSFGGVKAVNGVSFELHKGEILGIIGPNGSGKTTLVNLVTGFVRKDSGKVVYNGKDITKWSAHKIADAGLTRTFQIMRPYPTLPAFKNIIPPLYSPRARRAARGKLGDRDTVAIDILEDAGFERDAYVPYKLAGALPLGYLKRLELCRCLALSPEVVICDEIFSGLSMAEIATMIPIVERLQMDGMALIMIEHRLRELFRVTDRVMVMNFGEKIAEGIPEEVMKNKRVRKAYLGEEV